The genomic DNA CGATATTAGTGTAAGTATGGGTAAGATTACAGGAGGAAGTAAAGAATGCATAATAATGGGAGACTTTGATGTCGATTTTCTGAACTAAGCAAAGTAAATTGGGATGTTTTGAACAATGTAAATACAAGGTATGATTGTTTTCTGAAGCTGTATAGAGatgtttataatatatattttagtacaaagataaataaaaagaaagtaaacGCAACAAGAAAACCATGGATAACCTATAAAAGGTGCTGTAATGATCTCGGTAACTTGATACGAGAAAAGAAACGCGAGCATTTTCACACAAAATTTGCCAAACTACAAGGTAATATGAAAGGGACATGGAATGTCATAAACCAGACTTTCAACAGAAATATATCGAAAACAATTGTAAGCgagttagaaataaaaaaaatggtagtaCAATTACTGATCAACAGGAAATAGTCAATGAGTTCAATGACCATTTCACTTCAGTAGGTGTGAAGCTAAGAGAAATCATCAACAGTAATAGCACAGAAAATTCATTTAGAGAGGGTATGACTGGTCATTTTGAAAAGTCGTTGTTTTTTACATCCTGCTACGGAGAGGGATATTTTAAACGTTGTCCTGAAACTTGATGTAAGTAAAGGTCCAGGGTATGATAACGTTCCCCCCAAAGTCTTGAAGAAATCTATTCATATAGTCTTGACTCCTCTTTgtaatgtcattaatttgtccTTACAACGTGGTATATTTCCTGATGCGCTCAAAATCGCCCGAGTAACTACGGTTTTTAAAAGTGGTAATACCTCTTCACTAAATAATTATAGACCTATATCAGTTTTAACAATTTTCAGTaagatctttgaaaaaaatatatttaataagttgattgtttttattgaaaataataaaattttattcGAAAAGCAAATTGGTTTTTGaaaaatttttttcaaaaacatacTACTTGCCATGCACTTTTAAAATTTGTTGATAGCATATCTCAGGCTTTTGAGTGCAATGATTTCTTAATCAGTATATTTTTAGATCTATCAAAAGCTtttgattgtattgattttaatattttattccataaattgtatttttatggaATTAGAGGGACTCCATTGTTATTATTGAAAAGTTATTTATTAAATCGTAAGCAATATGTGAGCATTGGCGATAATTCATCAGCATAGAGCAATATACAAATGGGTGTACTTCAGGGATCTAATCTAGgcccattattatttttattgtatataaatgACTTGCCAAGTGTTAGcagtattttatcatttattctttttgctgacgacacaacaatattttcatctggTAATGATCCttttaatatgaattttatattaaatACTGAAATAGCCAAAATTCAACGATGGTTTCTTGccaataaactttttattaattacgaaaaaaacaaattatgttatttttaaaaCACACAATAAACATATTGATAACAGTGCAATACGAATAACAATTGCCAATAAAGCAATAAAGCAGGTTAATCAAGTAAAATTCTTAGGAGTAATTCTTGACGAAAATATGACATGGAAATATCATATAGATTACATTTGTAAAAGATTTCTAGAGTAATCGGAGTATTgaacagagtaaaaaaaaaattaccattacGCATccttgtaaatatatataatacctTGATCTTGCCACATTTGAATTATTGTCTGATTATCTGGGGTGGCTGTGCCTCATATTTATTCCAAAGGATATATGTGATTCAAAAACGTGCAATAAGGGTAATAACGAATTCATGTTTTAGAGCTCATacacagattttatttttttaagctaaaaaaattaaaggtaaattaaCTTTATGACtcgcaaattattttatttatgtagcaatatttcattttaaattctaCTTTTCCATCTTGTTTTAAtagttattttatatttaatagcagtataaataattatgaaacgagaaattcaaacaaattatatatACCGTTCTTTCGTTATACGCTTTCTAAATCTACAATTCGTTATAAAGGGCCAAACTTGTGGAATAATTTACCCGATACTTTAAAATCATCTGTTACATTCTCATCATTGAAACGTAGATTGAAACAAAACCAACTGTCTGTGTACAGTAAATAATTCCAACTGCCtattttatgtgtgtgtgtgtttttggcCACTATTCTATTATGATTTTATTCGTATAATATAGTAATCAAGGGAGTCGGCTTGACAGGTCAATGGCCTTTCTGACTTCCTACATCCGCtgcattttatttccatttctctTATATTTCCaccattttaatttttcttattgCTTATACTGTAATTTAAATTCTTTTACTCCTTTGTTGTATACTTGTTTATAGGCctatgtttgtatgtttttttaaaggatgtcaaataaataaattttaattgaatttaaaaaaaacgtgTACTGTATGTAGGTCATGAAGGTTCATCCAGAGATTATGTGTTGTAACATGTAGCACAGATTCGCTCAATAAACGTTGTCATTGAAACCACACCTCATTCATTAAGAACCAAAatgagattttaaaaaagaagaatcaGATCAAAGTGAATTGACCACTTTAACAAGACCTTCATTGACAGAAACGAAGCACAGTGTGAAATATATCTAGGAGTATAGACACCTTCCGTACTTCAATCATGAGCATCGCTTCCCCCTACTTTTAGAGCGCGTGGGCTTAACTAAATTTACATTCGTTATAACATGaaatacaattacaatatcCGTTCGTTGTTTGAATATGAGTTTAATGAAAAATACGCTTGTTCATATTGGCATAAAGTTTTAAAGGATTTTTGCAGTcacataatgataatcatatcatACTTAGGCTCACAGACAAAATAGCGCCCGCTTTCCATCTAACAAGCTTTAACATACTTAACTTTTATGTTGACGTGTGTCTTAGACAATACGAAACCGAATCCATGTACGAAGAAAGGAATATAAAGAAGTACCGATGTTAATTCTCCAACTCATTTCATATCTCATAATTTCGTGTTCTTATACTTTCTTTCCATTCAGAACTGACTGTCGGTTGAAACAAGTAGGATCTCGTAGCATTGCCGTAAATTGTCCCTTAATTATGATGTCTATTTCTACACAAGTAGTTCTCGTACTTTTCCTTGGTGTTATCATCTCACAAAGCGGTAAGTAGACCTAGGTCGCATTTGCTTCATCAAAGCATGATGAGAGCAAGTTTTACGTAGCAAATAGATACTGATCGTATGAATTGGTAAGAACACTGTGTATGAACCAAAGATTATTGATTATCGAACTATGAAGGGCCTACACAGTAGCCCATTACCTAATATCTTGATAAGTGTGTATCAAGATATACATCATAACACAAAACAataatttacaaattaaaacCATTAATATAGCAAACTGACTTTACTACTGAATACATCTTATTCTTATATCTAGCTCCACCCACTTGGATCTACATCATTGATGGAAAGGGGGTTCGTTATTACTTTAACAACCTCTCTATAACGGTAAAAGCTGACCAACGGAATGACATTACATGTGAAGCATATGGAGCAAATCCTCCTTCAGTATTGGAATGGCGTTTACCTGATGATATGGCAGTTGTTCATCAGGATCAGTCTGATCTTATTCAAGACGGATCTTACATCTCTCGTAAAGCTGTGACAATCACACCCTCTAGGGATGACCACGGAAAGGTTCTTAGCTGCATCGCGTCACATCCAGAACTACAAAATGAACGTCTACGCTCAGTTCATCTCAATGTTCATGGTGTGTAAAACCATACAGGTCATTTATGTTTCAAACTGTCATTGTCAGTCTTTAGTGAGCCTGTTATTGTCGCCACTGTAATGTTTAAAATCTACATTTTTAGAGCAATGTTATTCATTCGCAGAAGGATTTGCGCTATCTGTGCATTTTACTTTAATGTCGACAAAAAATACTGGaaaatatgtcatgtatgtaatAAAACATATCTCTTCGGTCCCCTAAATATAATTTTACCAAAGTGCAAATTCGGTACCATCcataatacccccccccccccctccttggcTCGCCATCTCTCTCATTCACTCAAAACGTCTCCTTTTGTTCTAATTTTAAGTTCTGCCAAGGGATGTGCTGCTCTTTCGAATTGGAGGAAACCAGAACCATTCAACCGTCCTCAACGTTCAAAAGATTTACTGACTTCAATCACTTGTAAAAGTATTGGGTCATTCCCAGCGACCAAACTATCATTTCAGTTAGTAGGGGGTACTGGTCAAGCTGACAATATCCCCCTTCGCGCAAATATCTCAAGCAAAAGAAGTGTTTTAGACGATAAGTTGTTCGACTCCGAGGGTACTATAACCATTCACCCAAATATTGAGCGTCATGGGAAGTACATTTATTGCTACGCATCACTTGAAAAACACATAGTTGGATTTAAGTTCGCCAAAGTAATCGTTTATGGTGAGTTCTTCCTCCTTTTTGATTGGTAATTTTTAACTTCATCTTTAACTCATTCAAATGTTTTTCGATATCTTGCCATGTTAGGTGTTATATGTTGTTGACCGCCAACATTTATACGATAAAGTATATTCTAAATAGTTATTTTTAACTTACAATATTCTGAAAGGGGCCACATCGTCATCGCTGATATTGAGGATTAACGCTATCTAAGGGTGCAGGGTGTGTTTCTCCCCTCCGACCAACAAAATAATACGTTATGTGGGTTATTTTTGACACATATTCTTCAGTTTACTACATTGATCTATATATTACTATTCTGTTTACGTTTCGTTCAAAGGCCAACCAGAAGGCATCAAGATTACTTCCCCTGTGGACCTATACGATGGCATAGAAGTCAATGTAACCTGCAAAGCTGTTAATGGATACCCCGCACCGCATATCCATTGGTACATCGGAACAAGAAATCTTACAGAGGATTCATCTTTAAACATAAGTGAAAATAAAGCTGGTCGATATGATGCTGAAAGCACTCTAACTCTAATACCGACGAGGTATGACCATGGGAAACGTCTTCTCTGTGAGGCAGTACAACCTACAATACTCCAAGCTCGTTCGGTGAATCAAAGCTTGGTTCTAAATATATACTGTAAGTACtgatttcaatatatatttaataaGATTATTTGACTGATTAGATATACCATGTACATAGGGAATCAattttaaatacaaatgattttgtctacatacatgtttttttttcgttcgaCTCGTTTGCTAAATAATTTTCTTGCTTGTATGCTATATGTTTCGTAGACACTGCCTTTTTATcttaatattttattgaatactTAAGCCTCTTGGAATTCATTCTGCTTTCACAACAAACTGATTAAGTTCATGACGAGGCCAAAAAAATGAACCAAAAATTATATCTAACATCTAGGGAATATTTTGTCTCTGTGATGTAGATCATCCCGTTGTGTCAATCACTGCTCGACATCTTACATCAAACAAAGCAAGTGGGACTACAGAGCTCGTGGTGATATGTGAAGCTGATGCCAATCCCCCTGTCATTACCTTCGGATGGCTATGCAACGAAACTGTAGTGTCCAACGACTCCAATAACAACATACTCACTGAGACTCTACGTGAAGATGCAACCCTAACATACCTAAGGTCCAGCGTACTTGAGATTCAAAACCCACTCTCCAAATATTGTGTTTATAAATGCACCGCTGCATCGGAAAGGTACGGCTCAGGGAGTGCGATCTTCAATTCCCTTTATTTATGTAAGTTGAAGGTCATCTTGCTTTTCTACTAACCAAATGACAAATAAAGTGATAGAAACATTACTACATATCATTGATGttgtgttctttttttaaataatacaatACGAATTGTCCGTGTTTTCTGGCTTTTATTCACCCCTCCCCAATGTAAAATAGTTGAATTTAATAAGTTTCATTTAAATGCGTTCataatatttctttcaaaataaaattaccacgttatcataacaataattatgacttataattgaaaatatgaaagatcagtaatatttttttacaaacatgtacttttatgtttattttattttttacagtttatatcatatttcttctttttctacaGATTTAATCCCGAATGCACCTTCTGGGATCATCATCCACCAAAACCAGACGAAATCGTCATCTCTTTTCGTTGCCTggaaacaaagtttcatcaTCGGAAATAAGACGAAAACATTTTTCCGAAAGTAAAGACAATGATATCAAATgatatgaaatcaataaaatgtagaGTTTCATATAGAATAGCTTATGATTTATTAGCAATCGTATCGTCCACGTATTTTTACAGTATAAAAATTCGAGAATGCGATGCATTCGATgggtatttatttcatttgaaaaatattttgaataatatacaaTAACATACACAAAGGTTAATACCATCTGCTTCCCAAATGTTGGATATGTTGGTACCTGAAAATTGTAAATGTCGCGTTCAATCATTTTTCTCAACATCACAATcttgatgaaagaaaaaaaatcaagggatcgtttaattaatatatatttatcaagCTACAGAAGGAACATGTGTAAGAGTGtttgtaggcctatttgttcTCCAAAATGCTGATACACTCTGCAATAGAGGATGAAACACTATAATTTAGACACAAGTAGCAATTTATTAACGTGATTTTTATTACCGCCTATGAGAAGTATTAGCCTTAATATGCCCAGTTTTCTCAAATTCAAATAGTCCGTTGGCTGTGTTTTATACATTCTGTTGAAAGTAACTCCTAGTAACTACACTGTACACTCAGGGTTCATGGAACGCACTGTCCGTAGGTCATTAAGAGTTCAAGTGTTGGAGTACAAATTCGCTTTATACACGTAGTCATTGAAACTAACCATCATCCGTTATCAAACATTGTTTTACTTCTCCAAAGTTTTAAAATAGTATCTTGAAATTTTCCAAAGAACTAGAAGAGAATGTTTGAAAtaggaacaaaataaaattatcacTTTGAGACGAATATAGCTGCAAGAAACGGAGCGGTGTGAAACAAATCTAGGAGTGTCACTTTCCACACTTTAACCATAAACATCCCCTCCCTCTTCTTTTGGCGCGTTTGAGCTTagtctttcaaaaatataattatattcgtCATAACATCAAAACACAATTTCAGTTTCCGTTCGTTGTTTCCATATGActtcaatgacaaaaaaaatcttcataatgGTACTCACTTTGAATAGATTTCTACAGTCGTATAACAACCCAGAATATCTACTGGATGCTATTCTGACACCTTTACATCTgtacataaaaataacaaattattcTTGGGCTCACTGACGAAAGAGCGCCCGCTTTCAGTCTAACAAACTTTTAACATTTTACCTGTAATATTGATTGGTGTTTAAGTGTGCGAAACCAAATCTTTGCACATGATGTAAAAGAATACACGGAAGTGCGATTGTTGATTTCCTACAAATTTCGAATGTAGTAATTTCGTGTTCACATACTCTGTTTTAGTTTAGAATCTACTGTCAGTTGGAACATACAGGACCTCCTTGCATTGTTCACCGAATGATGGCGTCCATTTCTGAACATATGGTTCTTATTATTTGCCTTGAAATTATCACCTCACAAAGCTGTAAGTATAATGTATTATTTATATATCCTTCGTGAAAGGAGTTTGTATGAAGCATATAAATGCTTACCGTATGGCTTTACATGAGTTCGTCTGAATAGTGTATATGTGTACCAAATTACTATACCCAATTGTATAGGCCATACGAGGGATGATATAGCCGATTTATACTGAACGGCATATTCTACGAGAGCATCATTTGAAATAATTCTATATTAAGAGgtgtataaaataaaatatattttctttcatattggactcattttgtttttatctcaaGCTCCACCAAATCGGCTGTATATCACTGATGGAGAGGGCATCTATAACCGCTCAAACAGCCTCCCTCTAACGGTAATAGCTGGCCAACAACATGACATCACGTGTGAAGCATATGAAGCAATGCCCTCTGCAGTATTGGAATGGCGTTTACCTGATGATATGGCAGTTGTTCATCAGGATCAGTCTGATGTCATCCAAGACAACTTTTACATTTCTCAGAAAGATGTGAGAATTCAATTTTCCAGGAATGATCACAGAAAGATTCTCACCTGCATCGCATCACATCCACAGCTATCTAAGAGCCTTAATTGCTCAGTTCATCTAAATGTTCATGGTAGGTACTTTGTATAGTTGCCAAGCTTGTAATTGCTTTACTTACATAGACCTATGAATTTTGAGCAGTATTACTGTTAAACGAATcgatttctttccttttaaatataaatacttTAATCTGTCATGTTCCTTTCATTATAAggtcacatgaaaaaaaatcatgcagtATGTATCCCGCAAAGATCATATGGTCATTCATGACATTCGGCATTTGCTAAATAttgtttataatcattttgtttcccatcccctctctatctttctctatCCTCCTGACTTGCTCTTCATCTTTTCCTTTGAAGTTCTTCCTATGAGTGTGTTGCTCTTTCCAACTGGAAGTATCCAGTCCCAGACAAGACTCATATACGTTCAAGAAGATTCACCGACTTCAATCACATGTAAAAGTATTGGATCATTCCCAGCGACCGAACTATCCTTTCAGTTAGAAAGTGGCAATGGTCTCGCCGAAAGAATTCTTCCAAATATCTCaagaaaaacaagtattttagACCATGATTTGTTCGACACCGAGGGTACTGTAATCGTACACCCAACTATTGCACATCATGGGAAGTACATTAATTGCTTTGCATTACTTGAAGAATCTCTAGTGGAATGGGTGTTTGCCAAAGTGGTCGTTTACGGTGAgtctttttcttcccttttggTTGGTTATTTCTTAAGCCAAATTTCAATCCATACAAATGTTCAATATAATGTATCAGGTGTTATCTGTTAACCATCATCTTGGTAAAGTATATTAAAAATAGGtgtgtattgttttttaatttcttacaaGTTTCCAAACTGAAAAGGGTTACGTCGTCATCGCTGATAATGTACATTTCACGTTATCTGAGTATGCTAGGTGTTTTTCCCCCTTCTAAAAGCTACATACTATGCTAAGGTCTATTTGTACCAAAATATCATTCTTTAGTTAAGTACATTAATTTAGGACTATTTTTACGTTTCGTTCAAAGGCGCACCAGAAGGAATCAAAATTACTTCCCCTATGGACCTATACGATGGCATAGAAGTCAATGTAAGCTGTAAAGCTATAAATGGATACCCTGCACAGCATATCCATTGGTACATCGGATCAATGAATCTTACAGAGGAGTCCTCCTTAATCATAAGTGAAAATAAAGCTGGTCGATATGATGCTGAAAGCACTCTGACTCTAATACCGACGAGGTTTGATCATAGGAAACATCTTTTCTGCGAGGCAGTTCAACCTACAACACTCCCAGCTCGTTCGGTGAATCAAAGCTTGGTTCTCAATATTACATGTAAGTATTGATTTCGGTTATGCACTTGATAAGACTCCTTGGCACTTGATAACACTCCTTTAAAATTCCAACATATCTCGTCTGTCTCCATGTTTTTCTAGTTGGGtattatccattttttttataggatttttggtcatgttggtagaAGGTGTTTAAAGATGCTTTAACGAAAATTTGAGCTTCTATAGGATTTTTGTATTTACATAATTCACAACAGACTGAACATGCTGAATAAAAGTTTCGCGAGACAACTTATGACCACATCGGCTCTACCATCTTCTATTTACaagataaattattttcattatctattGCTGTCCTATCTTTATGCTTCTCccattaataataatttattttaatattccaTTTCGTCTCTGTGATGTAGATCATCCTGCTGTATCAATCACTGCTCGACGTCTTACATCAAACAAAGCAAGTGGGACTACTGAGCTCGTGTTGATATGTGAGGCGGACGCCAATCCTCCTGTCATTACCTTCGTTTGGCTATGCAACGAAACTCTAGTGTCCAGCTACTCCAATAACTACAGGCTCACCGAAACTCTATATGAAGATGCGACGCTAAGGTCCAGCGTACTTGCGATTCAAGACCCACTCATCATGTATCATTATGTTTACAACTGCACCGCTGTATCAGAATACGGCTCGGGAAGTGCAGCAATGAATTCCCTCTATTTGTGTGAGCTTAAAGTTAtctctgttctttttttataatcaaacaacaaatgaagtgatcaatatatttcttaatACTTTGTGTTCTGTTTTATTACATAATTGATGAGGTTTTGATATTCTTCTACATTTCGAGAAGAATCATCCTTTTTAGGACTAGGCCTGTGGCGTTTAGTGACTCCTCCAAAATTTTAAACTGAATAAAAATGAGTAAATAAGCCAAGAAAATTTGctttaaaattatatattaacGTTATCCTATCAGTAATGCCGtatcacagaaaatggtaaagTGTTGATTTTTAACATCTTAGTGATACTTATAAACATTTCGTCTGAAGTTTATTTTTGTagtttatatcatattttttaagatttcgTCCCAAATCCACCTTCTGGGTTCACGATTCACCAAAACCAGACGAAATCTTCATCTCTTTCTGTTGCCTGGCAACCAGGATTCATCATCTAGAAATAAGaccaaaataaatcattcagAATTTAACAATGCAATGAACGATGATCCTTTACTTCTTTGTACAGCATAAACACACGGAAATATGATTTTGTTCAGATGTATTTGGTGGCTTAgctatttaatattttgaatgaaatactcTGAGTTGATGTCTATTTtgtattatgtaatataaaataatatattagatagccaagcgcAATTGATCCAaagcgcgtcacgtgatataatcgaa from Lytechinus variegatus isolate NC3 chromosome 8, Lvar_3.0, whole genome shotgun sequence includes the following:
- the LOC121420257 gene encoding uncharacterized protein LOC121420257; protein product: MMASISEHMVLIICLEIITSQSSPPNRLYITDGEGIYNRSNSLPLTVIAGQQHDITCEAYEAMPSAVLEWRLPDDMAVVHQDQSDVIQDNFYISQKDVRIQFSRNDHRKILTCIASHPQLSKSLNCSVHLNVHVLPMSVLLFPTGSIQSQTRLIYVQEDSPTSITCKSIGSFPATELSFQLESGNGLAERILPNISRKTSILDHDLFDTEGTVIVHPTIAHHGKYINCFALLEESLVEWVFAKVVVYGAPEGIKITSPMDLYDGIEVNVSCKAINGYPAQHIHWYIGSMNLTEESSLIISENKAGRYDAESTLTLIPTRFDHRKHLFCEAVQPTTLPARSVNQSLVLNITYHPAVSITARRLTSNKASGTTELVLICEADANPPVITFVWLCNETLVSSYSNNYRLTETLYEDATLRSSVLAIQDPLIMYHYVYNCTAVSEYGSGSAAMNSLYLCELKVISVLFL
- the LOC121419592 gene encoding nectin-3-like, translating into MAVVHQDQSDLIQDGSYISRKAVTITPSRDDHGKVLSCIASHPELQNERLRSVHLNVHDLLTSITCKSIGSFPATKLSFQLVGGTGQADNIPLRANISSKRSVLDDKLFDSEGTITIHPNIERHGKYIYCYASLEKHIVGFKFAKVIVYGQPEGIKITSPVDLYDGIEVNVTCKAVNGYPAPHIHWYIGTRNLTEDSSLNISENKAGRYDAESTLTLIPTRYDHGKRLLCEAVQPTILQARSVNQSLVLNIYYHPVVSITARHLTSNKASGTTELVVICEADANPPVITFGWLCNETVVSNDSNNNILTETLREDATLTYLRSSI